DNA from Nitrospira sp.:
CGAACTCCTCCTGGACCGGGACGTAGGGGCTTCCTTCTGCCTGGAGGATGTGAAACACGTTGAACGTATGTTCCTGCGAGTCAAGGAGCAGGTTTTGTCGGGGCGTCGTGAGATGAGGAAGCGACCAACCTAACTGGTGAAAGAGTTGGCTGAACATGGGGAGTTGTTCGATGTCGTTGGGACAACTGAATGGAATGACCCGGAACCGGCTGGAGAGAGAGGGGTCGTTCCACCCCGGAACCGCGCCTGCGCTGGCCAGCAAGGTCAGGCAGGTGAGGGAAGGATCATCGGGCGTTTCCCCCAATCGCTCGATTGCCAATGACTGCAGATCCGGTGTGAGGCGATGGTAGGGGACGGTTTTGAAGAGTCGGACCAGGACGCAGGCCGGTTCGCCGGATCTGGGCATCGTGAAGGAGAAATAGAGATAGCGAACGAGGCGCTCGGCGACTTCTTCAAGGCTCTTGGCGCCGGCGCCGAGCCGGCGCAGGGCCGCGCCGCAGGCGGTCATATCCCTGAGATGGAACGATCGAAGTTGGTACATCGCGCAGACTCGTCCGGCGGAGGCGGAACAAGCCGGTCGGATACTCTGTCGGCGCGGGGTTGGAGGAACTTGAGCGGAACACTGCGGTGCCCGCGGTGAGGCCGCCCTCAGGACACATGTTTCAGATAGAAGGCCGCGGCTTGGGACCTCCTGGTGAGATGGAGTTTGGTATAGACATTGGCCAGATAATTTTTAATCGTCTTGTCGCTCAACCCGAGTTCGGCGGCGATTTCCTTGTTGGTCTTTCCCTGCGCGATGAGCGGGAGCAGCCGTTGTTCCTGGGGGGACAACAGGTGCAGACCCCGCTCCGGTTCTCGATCAGCAAGTTTCCGGAGGTAGGCAAAGGTGTGGCGGGTCACGGAAGGATCGAGGTATGACTGCCCCTTGGTAATGGTGCGTAGGGCGTGCAGGAGGGTGTCGGCGCCGGCCTCCTGCAGGACATACCCATGAGCGCCGGTCGCGACGGCGGACAACAAGATCGTGTCATTCAGGTTGTCGGCAAGAAACAACAGGCGGGTCGCCGGAAGATTCGCGAGGATGTCTTTGGCCGTTTCGATGCCCTTCCCGTCCTGTACCCGTAGGTCGAGAATGACGATGTCCGGTCTGAGTTGAAGGATGAGGGGCAGCGCCTCCATCCGCGAGGTCGCCTCTCCGACGACGGTGAAGTCTGCGACGGACTCCAGGAGTGTCCGTATGCCCACCCTCACGAGTTCCTGCGGGTTGACGATGAACACATGTGGCGTCTTGCTCTGTGGCATAGTCATGATCGGTTTCCAAATAAATGTGGATGGGTGACGATTGTTGCCTGTCTGCCTGTCTGCATCGACTGAGTCGGGAACTTTCGTAACGTTCGCACCGGAGACGGTCGATGTCTCGCTGCTCGAATGCGGGGATACGACCAGGCTTGCCGGACCTCCGGCCGCCGGCGGTTCTTGTGGATCGCCCGCTGCGGATCGGCCATCCACAAGCCGACCCGCCTGGGCGCAACGCCATTCGATACGCGTGGTGAGGTTTTTTTTGTTGCGCATAACGTCGCTCCTATGAGACTCCCGCCAGATGGGTCATGCCGAGTCCTTGCGTCGCGGCAAGCGGCGCGGTGGCCGCGAGGCCGACATCCACGCGCGACAGGGCCAGCACGATGTTCTTCCCGCCGAAACCGAAACTGTTGATCAGGGCCCGGTCGAGGTGGGTCGAGCGTCCCTGCCCGGAGACATAGTCGAGATCGCAGGTCGGATCCGGTGTCGTCAGGTTCAAGGTGGGCGGAATAAATTGATGCTCCATCGCCTTCGCGGTCCCGATGACCTGGAAGGCTCCGCTGGCGGCGAACGCATGGCCGAGCGCCGCCTTGAACGAACTGACCGGGACCCGGTAGGCGTGGGCCCCCAGGACCTGTTTCACGGTCTGTGTTTCGAGCGCGTCCAAATCTATGGTGCCGAGCCCGCAGGCATTGACGTAGTCCACCTCTTCAGGAAACCAGTGGGCCGTCGACAGGGCCAGTCGTGCCGCACGTTGTTGCTCCTGTCCGGTGGCGGCCGGCTTCACCATCGAGTGGGCGTCGCAGGTGAAGCCCCACCCTTCCAGTTCGGCATACATCTTGGCGCCGCGGGCGCGGGCATGGTCGTAGTCTTCCAGCACGAAGCAACCGGCGCCTTCGCCCAGCACCATGCCGCATCTGGTCTTGTCGAAGGGACGGGGAAGATCGCGAATCGCCCCCCGTTCATCCGGCGCCAGCGCACGGCCTGCGTCCATCGCGGCATAGACGCTCGGGTGGAGGGGCGCTTCCGTGCCGCCCGCCACGACGAGATGGGACTGGCCGGATTTGATCCATTCGTAGGCCCGTCCGATCGCATTGGCCGTGGAGGAGCACCCGATCGAATAGGTTTCGCAGGGGCCGTGCAGCCCCAACACGATGGCCACCTCCGACGAGATGGCGTTGGGAAAGGTCATGCCCATCGTAAAGGGGTTGACCCGTTCGTAGGCGGTGCGTCTCGCCGCGTCATGGAATTCGAAGGCTTCCTTCATCCCTCCGATCGAGGTGCCGATGCTGATGCCGATGGAGGCGCGATCTTGCCGCTCCAGATCGACGCCGGAATCGCGGGCGGCCATCATGGCG
Protein-coding regions in this window:
- a CDS encoding Regulatory protein, LuxR:Response regulator receiver; this translates as MRNKKNLTTRIEWRCAQAGRLVDGRSAAGDPQEPPAAGGPASLVVSPHSSSETSTVSGANVTKVPDSVDADRQTGNNRHPSTFIWKPIMTMPQSKTPHVFIVNPQELVRVGIRTLLESVADFTVVGEATSRMEALPLILQLRPDIVILDLRVQDGKGIETAKDILANLPATRLLFLADNLNDTILLSAVATGAHGYVLQEAGADTLLHALRTITKGQSYLDPSVTRHTFAYLRKLADREPERGLHLLSPQEQRLLPLIAQGKTNKEIAAELGLSDKTIKNYLANVYTKLHLTRRSQAAAFYLKHVS
- a CDS encoding 3-oxoacyl-[acyl-carrier-protein] synthase, KASII, coding for MKPPMSRRVVITGMGVVSPLGCNVDLFWHLLSRGESAVKPVTSFDTSPFHACLAAEVRDFDPEDFLHCKQARRMGRATQFAVASAMMAARDSGVDLERQDRASIGISIGTSIGGMKEAFEFHDAARRTAYERVNPFTMGMTFPNAISSEVAIVLGLHGPCETYSIGCSSTANAIGRAYEWIKSGQSHLVVAGGTEAPLHPSVYAAMDAGRALAPDERGAIRDLPRPFDKTRCGMVLGEGAGCFVLEDYDHARARGAKMYAELEGWGFTCDAHSMVKPAATGQEQQRAARLALSTAHWFPEEVDYVNACGLGTIDLDALETQTVKQVLGAHAYRVPVSSFKAALGHAFAASGAFQVIGTAKAMEHQFIPPTLNLTTPDPTCDLDYVSGQGRSTHLDRALINSFGFGGKNIVLALSRVDVGLAATAPLAATQGLGMTHLAGVS